From Anopheles coluzzii chromosome 3, AcolN3, whole genome shotgun sequence, the proteins below share one genomic window:
- the LOC120958968 gene encoding phospholipase A2-like, producing the protein MRPLGMTTTRHQRGINTRTRSLPFTRCTFTAESALLHLTSMKGLAVLPLLCVVSFGVRTVCSKLLYKNVETFDFGNELENRDGEQGKSRANRTQERINLTVPGTKWCGPGNTASDYEDLGSNSEVDKCCRDHDHCDNIPAGESKYGLKNNDYFTRLHCKCDRDFQNCLRRVNTTFSNKLGNFYFTVRDQCYKKQHPIVDCAEHTNKIFLRRCVRYVLDTSRSDMWQWFDLPFYDDNVLDGF; encoded by the exons ATGCGACCGCTTGGAATGACAACAACGCGCCACCAACGCGGTATAAATACGCGAACGCGATCGTTACCTTTTACGCGCTGCACCTTTACTGCCGAAAGTGCTTTACTACATCTTACTAGCATGAAGGGACTGGCTGTCTTGCCACTGCTGTGTGTCGTTTCGTTCGGTGTGCGCACGGTGTGTTCGAAGTTGCTGTACAAAAATGTAGAAACGTTCGATTTTGGGAACGAGCTGGAGAATCGTGACGGCGAACAGGGAAAGTCACGTGCAAATCGTACCCAGGAACGCATCAATCTAACTGTACCAG GAACTAAATGGTGTGGACCGGGTAATACGGCCAGCGATTATGAGGATCTTGGATCGAACTCGGAAGTGGACAAGTGCTGCCGCGATCACGATCATTGCGATAACATACCGGCTGGAGAATCGAAATATGGACTAAAGAACAACGATTACTTCACAAG ATTGCACTGCAAGTGTGATCGCGACTTCCAGAACTGTCTGCGACGTGTCAATACGACCTTCTCCAATAAGCTGGGCAACTTTTACTTCACCGTGCGTGATCAGTGCTACAAAAAGCAACACCCAATAGTGGACTGTGCCGAGCATACGAACAA AATTTTCCTTCGACGCTGCGTGCGGTACGTGCTGGACACCTCGCGCAGTGATATGTGGCAATGGTTCGATCTTCCGTTCTACGATGACAACGTGCTGGATGGGTTTTAA